Proteins encoded by one window of Halorussus salinus:
- a CDS encoding trans-sulfuration enzyme family protein, with amino-acid sequence MSSEKPTGADDGRSDRRFETLSVTYGEEPDLSNGVGDVTSPIHLASTYAVEGIDMDTALEDLDPDADEFLYTRLSNPTRHAVEKRVAALEGGDHAMAFASGTSAIVSTVMAAVEPGDHVVAFEDLYGGTNTMLKELFRDKLNVAVDFVDATDPEEVRAAATDETALLWMETPTNPLLRLCDIAEMAAIADENGALLGVDNTFMGPYFQRPLELGADVVVHSTTKYINGHSDSLGGVAVLSDDEYAREIGFLQQVGMGNVMAPFDAYMVLRGMKTLPLRMRQHEQNAAEVAAYLESHEEVAAVHYPGLESHPQHDLADDQMDGHGGVLSFELEGGLEAVEHFVAALEEFTLAVSLGGVESLIEHPASMTHSPLPADERAELGITDGLLRVSVGVEHPKDLLADLERGFDAMAAATGDGGESEETVAEATSDDD; translated from the coding sequence ATGTCTTCCGAAAAACCGACTGGGGCTGACGACGGGCGGAGCGACCGACGATTCGAGACGCTATCCGTGACCTACGGCGAGGAGCCGGACCTCTCGAACGGCGTGGGCGACGTGACTTCGCCGATTCATCTGGCCTCGACCTACGCGGTCGAGGGCATCGACATGGACACCGCCTTGGAGGACTTGGACCCCGACGCCGACGAGTTCCTCTACACGCGGCTCTCGAACCCGACCCGCCACGCCGTCGAGAAGCGCGTCGCGGCGCTGGAGGGCGGCGACCACGCGATGGCGTTCGCCTCGGGCACCAGCGCCATCGTCTCGACCGTGATGGCCGCGGTCGAACCGGGCGACCACGTCGTCGCCTTCGAGGACCTCTACGGCGGCACCAACACGATGCTCAAGGAGCTGTTCCGCGACAAACTGAACGTCGCGGTGGACTTCGTGGACGCGACCGACCCTGAGGAGGTCCGGGCGGCCGCGACCGACGAGACCGCCCTGCTGTGGATGGAGACGCCGACGAACCCACTGCTTCGGCTCTGTGACATCGCAGAAATGGCCGCCATCGCCGACGAGAACGGCGCGCTCCTCGGCGTGGACAACACCTTCATGGGACCGTACTTCCAGCGGCCGCTGGAACTCGGCGCGGACGTGGTGGTCCACAGCACGACGAAGTACATCAACGGTCACAGCGACTCGCTGGGCGGCGTGGCGGTCCTCTCGGACGACGAGTACGCCCGAGAAATCGGCTTCCTCCAGCAGGTCGGGATGGGCAACGTGATGGCTCCGTTCGACGCCTACATGGTCCTGCGCGGGATGAAGACCCTGCCCCTGCGCATGCGCCAGCACGAGCAGAACGCCGCGGAGGTCGCGGCCTACCTCGAATCTCACGAGGAGGTCGCGGCGGTCCACTATCCCGGTCTGGAATCGCATCCCCAACACGACCTCGCCGACGACCAGATGGACGGTCACGGCGGGGTCCTCTCCTTCGAGTTGGAGGGCGGCCTCGAAGCCGTCGAACACTTCGTGGCGGCGCTGGAGGAGTTCACCCTCGCGGTCAGTCTCGGCGGCGTCGAGAGCCTCATCGAGCATCCCGCGAGCATGACCCACTCGCCGCTCCCCGCGGACGAGCGCGCGGAGTTGGGCATCACCGACGGTCTCCTCCGGGTCTCGGTCGGCGTCGAACACCCCAAGGACCTGCTCGCGGACTTGGAACGGGGCTTCGACGCGATGGCGGCCGCGACCGGTGACGGCGGCGAGTCTGAGGAGACCGTCGCCGAAGCGACATCCGACGACGACTGA
- a CDS encoding GNAT family N-acetyltransferase: MATPQLEFDSDVASRIYRYVERHGSATREEVRDEVRVSEAAESKPARSGTEPSARLPVPEFNERVDALKAEGHLTEREGRLAVEPDAEADTHETDDFAYEVRPARESDREAVAALIREVADEGAIVVDEGVADAIERDGALIRRNDRESRMVFVAERVGDEGDESDADRDEGERHADREIVGWVYLRGFELLAREHTAELTVGVAPEYRERGIGGTLLERGMAWADSEDCIKVYQSLPATNDDALELLDDHGWTREATRADHYKVGGDLVDEVQMAKRLD, encoded by the coding sequence ATGGCGACACCGCAACTGGAGTTCGACAGCGACGTGGCGAGTCGCATCTACCGGTACGTAGAACGCCACGGGTCGGCGACCCGCGAGGAGGTCCGCGACGAGGTTCGAGTCTCGGAGGCCGCCGAGTCGAAGCCCGCGCGGTCGGGTACCGAACCGTCGGCCCGCCTGCCGGTCCCGGAGTTCAACGAGCGCGTGGACGCGCTGAAGGCCGAGGGCCACCTCACCGAGCGCGAGGGCAGACTCGCGGTCGAACCCGACGCGGAGGCCGACACCCACGAGACCGACGACTTCGCCTACGAGGTCCGGCCCGCCCGCGAGAGCGACCGCGAGGCGGTCGCGGCCCTCATCCGGGAGGTGGCCGACGAGGGAGCCATCGTCGTGGACGAGGGGGTGGCCGACGCGATAGAGCGCGACGGCGCGCTGATTCGGCGCAACGACCGCGAGTCCCGGATGGTGTTCGTCGCCGAGCGAGTCGGCGACGAGGGCGACGAGAGCGATGCCGACCGCGACGAGGGCGAGCGCCACGCCGACCGCGAAATAGTCGGGTGGGTGTACCTCCGAGGGTTCGAACTCCTCGCGCGGGAACACACCGCCGAGTTGACCGTCGGGGTCGCGCCCGAGTACCGCGAGCGGGGTATCGGGGGAACACTACTGGAACGCGGAATGGCATGGGCCGACTCGGAAGACTGCATCAAGGTGTACCAGAGCCTCCCGGCGACCAACGACGACGCCCTCGAACTGCTGGACGACCACGGCTGGACCCGCGAGGCGACCCGCGCCGACCACTACAAGGTCGGGGGCGACCTCGTGGACGAAGTGCAGATGGCCAAGCGACTGGACTGA
- a CDS encoding ubiquitin-like small modifier protein 1 has protein sequence MTLELRFFANFREAVGQKTVEREYPDDTTVGEVLADLTDEYGLDLFEEGDLRPQLSIMKNGKDVVHLDGVDTLLSDGDTLSVFPPVAGGSYRPETTT, from the coding sequence ATGACTCTCGAACTCCGCTTCTTCGCCAACTTCCGAGAGGCGGTCGGCCAGAAGACCGTCGAACGCGAGTACCCCGACGACACCACCGTCGGCGAGGTCCTCGCCGACCTGACCGACGAGTACGGCCTCGACCTGTTCGAGGAGGGCGACCTGCGACCCCAACTGTCCATCATGAAGAACGGCAAGGACGTGGTTCACCTCGACGGCGTGGACACGCTCCTCTCGGACGGCGACACGTTGAGCGTCTTCCCGCCGGTCGCTGGCGGAAGCTACCGGCCCGAAACGACCACATGA
- a CDS encoding GNAT family N-acetyltransferase, protein MEIRDASFNDVPTVRSVARESWLKAYADVVPESIIEEAVAEWYADETMTRIVGDDEQVCLVAVDDRSGDEAIVGFAHGATDNGEGDVLRLYVHPDRWHEGIGSALLDAMEDRLAEMGAERMQAMVLADNEMGNDFYEERGFEKVGEAETQLDGTTRTENVYAKAS, encoded by the coding sequence ATGGAAATCCGAGACGCGAGTTTCAACGACGTACCCACCGTCCGGTCGGTCGCCCGCGAATCGTGGCTGAAAGCGTACGCCGACGTGGTACCGGAATCTATCATCGAGGAGGCCGTCGCGGAGTGGTACGCCGACGAGACGATGACCCGAATCGTCGGCGACGACGAACAGGTCTGTCTCGTCGCGGTGGACGACCGGAGCGGCGACGAGGCAATCGTCGGGTTCGCACACGGCGCGACCGATAATGGCGAAGGCGACGTGTTGCGCCTCTACGTCCACCCCGACCGCTGGCACGAGGGCATCGGGTCCGCGCTGTTGGACGCGATGGAAGACCGACTCGCCGAGATGGGGGCCGAGCGAATGCAGGCGATGGTGTTGGCCGACAACGAGATGGGTAACGACTTCTACGAGGAGCGCGGCTTCGAGAAGGTGGGCGAGGCCGAGACCCAACTCGACGGGACGACCCGGACCGAGAACGTCTACGCGAAGGCGTCGTGA
- a CDS encoding MoaD/ThiS family protein yields MQSDARTAEETAAERKPADSREEADERRTTGDAPETTVEVRCTGHVRTAVGEPKLSVSFEGTTLRAFLDAFFEEYDVKDLLLAETEDEATTRGWADPPDELPGTWRKNPEGEQTRTYARVLVNGQFNEHLAGLDTTLRDGDRVGLCYPFIFCC; encoded by the coding sequence ATGCAGAGCGACGCACGGACCGCCGAGGAGACCGCCGCCGAGCGCAAACCCGCCGACTCCCGCGAGGAGGCCGACGAGCGCCGAACCACGGGCGACGCTCCCGAGACCACCGTCGAGGTCCGTTGCACGGGCCACGTCCGGACCGCGGTCGGCGAACCGAAGCTCTCGGTCTCCTTCGAGGGGACCACGCTCCGCGCGTTCCTCGACGCGTTCTTCGAGGAGTACGACGTGAAAGACCTCTTGCTCGCGGAGACCGAGGACGAGGCGACCACGCGCGGGTGGGCCGACCCGCCCGACGAGTTGCCCGGCACGTGGCGCAAGAATCCCGAGGGCGAGCAGACTCGGACCTACGCCCGCGTGCTGGTCAACGGCCAGTTCAACGAACACCTCGCGGGACTCGACACAACCCTGCGCGACGGCGACCGAGTGGGACTGTGCTACCCGTTCATCTTCTGTTGTTGA
- a CDS encoding VanZ family protein, whose translation MKTSAVRPPTWLRWLAVAVAAGGIFFASVLDPPSSGVPPVGPLGLLGFDKWLHALAYAGLAGALATALAPSHGPAASRSPAVTAALAGLLAVGYGVGIEFVQAPLPERSFSVLDMAANATGAVVAVLGWRLLVGFVAGSRSPSESSEVES comes from the coding sequence ATGAAGACGAGCGCAGTTCGGCCGCCGACGTGGCTCCGCTGGCTCGCCGTCGCGGTCGCGGCCGGTGGCATCTTCTTCGCCTCCGTGTTGGACCCGCCCTCCTCGGGCGTCCCGCCGGTGGGTCCGCTCGGGCTCCTCGGGTTCGACAAGTGGCTCCACGCGCTGGCCTACGCGGGCCTCGCGGGGGCGCTCGCCACCGCGCTCGCGCCCAGCCACGGTCCCGCGGCCAGTCGCAGTCCTGCGGTCACGGCCGCGCTCGCGGGCCTGCTGGCGGTCGGCTACGGCGTCGGCATCGAGTTCGTGCAGGCCCCGCTTCCCGAACGCTCCTTCTCGGTGCTTGACATGGCGGCCAACGCGACCGGTGCGGTGGTCGCGGTTCTGGGATGGCGGTTACTGGTCGGCTTCGTCGCCGGGTCTCGGAGTCCCAGCGAGTCGTCGGAAGTAGAGTCGTGA
- a CDS encoding type II toxin-antitoxin system RelE family toxin gives MSDDLAQFDPPEQERILGDHDRGIQKVERKVEEWGADFRNYVTPLTVATDETVYRQQIGKSDYRAYYVRREDTLWCIGVGKRDTTYERDLDSIVNRAERL, from the coding sequence GTGAGCGACGACCTCGCACAGTTCGACCCACCCGAACAGGAGCGAATTCTCGGCGACCACGACAGAGGGATTCAAAAGGTGGAGAGGAAAGTCGAGGAGTGGGGTGCCGACTTTCGGAACTACGTCACGCCCCTCACGGTCGCTACCGACGAAACCGTCTACCGGCAACAAATCGGAAAAAGCGATTACCGGGCGTACTACGTCAGACGAGAGGATACGCTCTGGTGTATCGGCGTCGGCAAGCGCGACACCACCTACGAGAGAGACCTCGATAGTATCGTGAATCGCGCAGAAAGACTGTAA
- a CDS encoding aldehyde ferredoxin oxidoreductase family protein → MTDLGGFQDNVARIDLSDEEVAYEPIDDEDARKYIGARGLGVKYVFDQGPDVDPLGPDNLLAFMNGPLTGTQTVMSGRIAVVTKSPLTNTVTDSHHGGWSGARLKWAGFDGLLFDGEAEDPVYAVVEDGEVELRDASHLWGWGVHDTIDELGDEVDGEVGKNLSVMAIGPGGENQVRYACIMNEDDRASGRGGTGAVMGSKNLKAVVVKSSTKMPKPADPETFQEGHKQAMQVIQESDVTAPNEGGLSMYGTNVLMNLTEEMDGLPTRNAKNTSTSSEAEEDPSEPNIDAENVSGENVRENILVDEPTCHSCPVACKKEVEVDVHHKGEDHNIRMESYEYESAWALGPNSMSDDRDKVAMMIDRCNDMGVDTIDVGNTMAMAMEATEEGHIEEGLDWGDADTMIEMIERIAHREDDLADSLAEGAGRAAAEFGDPDMSLDVKGQTMAAYDPRAMKGMAIGYATSNRGACHLRGYTPSAEILGIPTKVDPSEPEGKGELCATFQDLHAISDSFDICKFNAFAEGIEEYVLQFNGMTGLDFSEEELMEAGERIYNLERYYNNLVGFDGSDDDLPARFVEGDPKAIPGQGGSEGQLVELDQLKDEYYEVRGWEDGVVPDEKLDELGIDIGPGTGVSSGGAAASGDD, encoded by the coding sequence ATGACTGACCTCGGCGGATTCCAAGACAACGTCGCCCGCATCGACCTGAGCGACGAGGAGGTAGCCTACGAGCCCATCGACGACGAGGACGCTCGGAAGTACATCGGCGCGCGCGGCTTGGGGGTGAAGTACGTCTTCGACCAAGGGCCGGACGTGGACCCCCTCGGCCCGGACAACCTGCTCGCGTTCATGAACGGGCCGCTCACCGGAACTCAGACCGTGATGAGCGGGCGCATCGCGGTCGTCACGAAGTCGCCGCTCACGAACACCGTGACCGACTCCCACCACGGCGGGTGGTCCGGTGCGCGCCTCAAGTGGGCCGGATTCGACGGCCTGCTGTTCGATGGCGAGGCCGAGGACCCCGTCTACGCCGTCGTGGAGGACGGCGAGGTCGAACTCCGCGATGCCTCCCACCTCTGGGGTTGGGGCGTCCACGACACGATAGACGAACTCGGCGACGAGGTGGACGGCGAGGTCGGCAAGAACCTCTCGGTGATGGCCATCGGTCCCGGCGGCGAGAATCAGGTCCGGTACGCCTGCATCATGAACGAGGACGACCGCGCCTCGGGTCGGGGCGGCACCGGCGCGGTGATGGGGTCGAAGAACCTCAAGGCCGTCGTCGTCAAGTCCTCGACAAAGATGCCCAAGCCCGCCGACCCCGAGACGTTCCAAGAGGGCCACAAGCAGGCGATGCAGGTGATTCAGGAGTCCGACGTGACCGCGCCCAACGAGGGCGGTCTCTCGATGTACGGCACCAACGTCCTGATGAACCTGACCGAGGAGATGGACGGTCTCCCCACCCGCAACGCGAAGAACACCTCGACCAGTAGCGAGGCGGAAGAAGACCCCTCGGAACCCAACATCGACGCCGAGAACGTCTCCGGCGAGAACGTCCGCGAGAACATCCTCGTGGACGAACCGACCTGCCACTCCTGTCCGGTCGCGTGTAAGAAGGAGGTCGAGGTTGACGTTCACCACAAGGGCGAGGACCACAACATCCGGATGGAGTCCTACGAGTACGAGTCGGCGTGGGCGCTCGGTCCCAACTCGATGAGCGACGACCGCGACAAGGTCGCGATGATGATAGACCGGTGCAACGACATGGGCGTGGACACCATCGACGTGGGCAACACGATGGCGATGGCGATGGAGGCGACCGAGGAGGGCCACATCGAGGAGGGCCTCGACTGGGGCGACGCCGACACGATGATAGAGATGATAGAGCGCATCGCCCACCGCGAGGACGACCTCGCGGACTCGCTCGCGGAGGGCGCGGGCAGGGCGGCCGCCGAGTTCGGCGACCCCGACATGAGCCTCGACGTGAAGGGCCAGACGATGGCGGCCTACGACCCGCGGGCGATGAAGGGGATGGCCATCGGCTACGCCACCTCGAACCGCGGGGCCTGCCACCTCCGGGGGTACACGCCCTCGGCCGAGATTCTGGGCATCCCGACCAAGGTGGACCCGAGCGAACCCGAGGGGAAGGGCGAACTCTGCGCGACGTTCCAAGACCTCCACGCCATCAGCGACTCGTTCGACATCTGCAAGTTCAACGCCTTCGCGGAGGGCATCGAGGAGTACGTCCTCCAGTTCAACGGCATGACGGGACTGGACTTCTCCGAGGAGGAACTGATGGAGGCGGGCGAGCGCATCTACAACCTCGAACGCTACTACAACAACCTCGTCGGCTTCGACGGGAGCGACGACGACCTACCCGCCCGGTTCGTGGAGGGCGACCCCAAGGCCATCCCCGGACAGGGCGGCTCGGAGGGCCAACTCGTGGAACTCGACCAACTCAAAGACGAGTACTACGAGGTCCGCGGCTGGGAGGACGGCGTAGTCCCCGACGAGAAACTGGACGAACTCGGCATCGACATCGGTCCCGGAACCGGCGTGAGTTCGGGCGGCGCGGCGGCGTCGGGCGACGACTGA